In Gimesia panareensis, the genomic window GTGCAGAAACTCCTGATTTCCGGCAAGAACCGACACAGGACACATCAGCAGAGCCAGCATTACTGCCCGGCTCAGGCAGCCTACCAATCGCTTCGTCACGTCGGGTACAAATAGACTGTCGCCCGTTAAGTCACGTAACTAATTGATCATTGAAAGTAAAATCTGGTGAAAGAACTAACGAAGGCCGTGGCATGTAAACAGCGGCCAGAAAACGTAGCGCCTGTCGGGTAGTGGCAAATCGGTATAAAAACGTAGCGCCCAGATGACCACCTGTTGGTTTTGGGTCAGACTCTCAGTATATGAGTCAGTTCTGATCCGGAAACAGCGGGGGCAAGGGTGATTACAGATATGGAGTTATGGGGTGAGATCCGTCGGCGTGTTCTGACCGGAGAAATCAGTCAACGTGCTGCTCGTGACGAGTACGGTATTCACTGGGACACGCTGCAAAAAATACTGACCTACTCGGAGCCGCCGGGATACCGGCTGACTAAGCCCCGGCCTTCCAAGCTGGAGCCGTTTCTGCCGATCATTCATGAGATTCTGCAGAACGACCGCAGCGTGCATCGCAAACAGCGCCATACGGGGAAGCGCATCTTCGAACGTCTGCGGGACGAACACGGGTATTCCGGTGGAATCACGATCGTCCGGGAAGCCATCCGTGACTGGAAAGCCCAGTCCCGCGAGGTTTTCCTGCCGCTCCGCCATCCCCCGGGCGAAGCCCAGGTGGACTTCGGCTTTGCCGATGTCTGGCTGGACGGAACACTGACCAAAGTCGCCCTGTTTGTGATGACGTTACCTTATTTGTAAACAACGGTCAGAAAACGTAGCGCGTGCCGGTTGAAAACCGTAGCGCTGTCTGTGCAGGATTCGTCCTGATGTGGCTGTTTGGGGACGAATGCGTGGTCTTTTGTTATTTCGTCAGTCGCGGTTGCTTGCTTGAGCTTTTTGTGTGCCGCCGTTTGGCGTCCTGTAACCGGTAACTTTCACCAGTGGTTTCCAGGATATGGCAACGATGGGTGAGCCGGTCGAGTGTGGCCCCCGTCAGCCGTTCGCTGCCCAGGACCTCGGTCCAGTTTTCAAAGGGGAGATTGGTCGTTACGATCAGGCTGAAACGTTCGTAAGCCGTGCTGATCACGTCGAACAGCAACTCGGAGCCGAGTTTACTTGCGGGGACATATCCCAGTTCATCCAGAATCAGCAGATCGAGTTTCGCGAGCTGCTTTTTCAGGCGGGTTAACTCCCGCTGTTCGCGGGCTTCCATTAACTGGGTAATCAGTTCTGTGACCTGGTAAAAGCGGACCCGCTTTCCCTGGCCGCAGGCGGCAATCCCCAGGGCGACTGCCAGGTGCGTCTTGCCGGTGCCGGAATTGCCCACCAGCAGGATATTCTCCCGCTGCTCGATAAACTCACCCCGCATCAGTTCGCTGACCAGCAGTTTGTTGAGGCCGGGCTGGACCTGAAAATCGAACGTTTCCAGGGTCTTATACGTCGGGAACTTCGCGGCCTTCAGACGTCGTTCCGCGGCCCGGCGTTCCCGTTCAATCAGTTCCAGTTCACATAACTGTAACAGGAATCCCAGATGGTCGACATTGTCAGTGGCACAACGGGCGGCGATCTTTTCGCATTCTCTGAGGATGGTGGGCAGCCTCAGGTTCTTGAGATGGTGCTGCAGCAGCACCAGGCTTTTGGTTTGTTTTCTGGTCACGTTTAACCTCCGATTAACAGGGACTGGTAAGCAGAAACATCCGTCTGTGCCACCTGTACCAGCTTCAGGTGGGGACGGCCTTCCAGGCTGAACAGAGTCAGCGGTGACTCCTGCTGGTATTCCAGAATCAGGCGAATGGCAGAAGCGCGGGTCGCATCAATGTCCAGCGCGTATTCCACCGCACGCTTCAGTGCGGATAACGGATGGTGTTCCAGCAGGCGCAGCACCTTGATGAACTCCCGCGTGCCGTCTGACTGCAGTTCGGCTTCCAGCCGACGGCGGAGAATGCCCAGACAGACCGGCAGATCCCAGTCTTCCAGGGGGCGGGCATGATCAAAGCCTCCCGGCTTCCGTTCCAGTAAACTCAGGTAATGAATCGGGTTAAAACGGGTCTGTTCCCGTCCCCAGTCCCGCTGGTGCCGGGCGATTAACGTCTCTTCAAACAACAGCCGCACTTCGGTGATGGTGGCCACGATAGTGATCTGACGATGCGCGTATTTTGTGGGAACCGAGTAACTGTTGGTATCAAAGCGGACCAGCGACAGGGAGTCGGCGTGTGCCTGTCCCAGTCGGCAGGCTTCGAACGTCTGCTGTGGCAGGGGCCGCAGGAATTCCCGTTGTTCTTCCGCCAGCAGGCTCTGTTTGGGGGAAGCCTGTCCCCGCAACTGACGCTGCAGATCGTTCCGGCAGCATTGCACTAACTGCTCGTTCAGAGTCTCCAGGGAAGCAACCCGGGGAACGGGGACCAGGAAGTTGCTGCGGGCATAGTCCAGCAACCGCTCGACATGGCCTTTCTCATTCGGTCGTCGTACCAGACAGAAATGATCGTCAAACAGAAAGTGGCTTTTCAGACGCAGGAACTCGGTCGTTACTTTTCGCTCACGGTTCCCTACCAGACTGGCTACTGCGATTTTCGAGTTGTCATAGCTGATCCGCTGCGGTACACCGCCCAGAAATTCAAAGGCCCGCTTGTGTCCTTCCAGAAAGGCTTCCGTACATTCCCGGGGAAAGGCCTGGATAAAAATCGCGTCCGAATAAGGTAACGTCATCACAAACAGGGCGACTTTGGTCAGTGTTCCGTCCAGCCAGACATCGGCAAAGCCGAAGTCCACCTGGGCTTCGCCCGGGGGATGGCGGAGCGGCAGGAAAACCTCGCGGGACTGGGCTTTCCAGTCACGGATGGCTTCCCGGACGATCGTGATTCCACCGGAATACCCGTGTTCGTCCCGCAGACGTTCGAAGATGCGCTTCCCCGTATGGCGCTGTTTGCGATGCACGCTGCGGTCGTTCTGCAGAATCTCATGAATGATCGGCAGAAACGGCTCCAGCTTGGAAGGCCGGGGCTTAGTCAGCCGGTATCCCGGCGGCTCCGAGTAGGTCAGTATTTTTTGCAGCGTGTCCCAGTGAATACCGTACTCGTCACGAGCAGCACGTTGACTGATTTCTCCGGTCAGAACACGCCGACGGATCTCACCCCATAACTCCATATCTGTAATCACCCTTGCCCCCGCTGTTTCCGGATCAGAACTGACTCATATACTGAGAGTCTGACCCAAAACCAACAGGTGGTCATCTGGGCGCTACGTTTTTATACCGATTTGCCACTACCCGACAGGCGCTACGTTTTCTGGCCGCTGTTTACAGTTGCGGGAAGCGTCCCGACGTGTGGAGCACAAAATTTTCAGAAAAAATGGAAATCTGGCATCTTGAGTACCTGTATTGACGGCAGGGGTGAGCGCTTAAGTGTATGTTATTAAGGGGATTATGGATTATGTGGGGGCGGGGTGGAGGTTGTGAAG contains:
- the istB gene encoding IS21-like element helper ATPase IstB: MTRKQTKSLVLLQHHLKNLRLPTILRECEKIAARCATDNVDHLGFLLQLCELELIERERRAAERRLKAAKFPTYKTLETFDFQVQPGLNKLLVSELMRGEFIEQRENILLVGNSGTGKTHLAVALGIAACGQGKRVRFYQVTELITQLMEAREQRELTRLKKQLAKLDLLILDELGYVPASKLGSELLFDVISTAYERFSLIVTTNLPFENWTEVLGSERLTGATLDRLTHRCHILETTGESYRLQDAKRRHTKSSSKQPRLTK
- the istA gene encoding IS21 family transposase, with the protein product MELWGEIRRRVLTGEISQRAARDEYGIHWDTLQKILTYSEPPGYRLTKPRPSKLEPFLPIIHEILQNDRSVHRKQRHTGKRIFERLRDEHGYSGGITIVREAIRDWKAQSREVFLPLRHPPGEAQVDFGFADVWLDGTLTKVALFVMTLPYSDAIFIQAFPRECTEAFLEGHKRAFEFLGGVPQRISYDNSKIAVASLVGNRERKVTTEFLRLKSHFLFDDHFCLVRRPNEKGHVERLLDYARSNFLVPVPRVASLETLNEQLVQCCRNDLQRQLRGQASPKQSLLAEEQREFLRPLPQQTFEACRLGQAHADSLSLVRFDTNSYSVPTKYAHRQITIVATITEVRLLFEETLIARHQRDWGREQTRFNPIHYLSLLERKPGGFDHARPLEDWDLPVCLGILRRRLEAELQSDGTREFIKVLRLLEHHPLSALKRAVEYALDIDATRASAIRLILEYQQESPLTLFSLEGRPHLKLVQVAQTDVSAYQSLLIGG